The genomic stretch GCTGATCGAGCGCGTCGGCCAGGCTTGGGCCTGGGCCGCGAAGGGCAGCAACCCGCCCGCAGCGAGCACGCCGCGCCGCGTCAGCGCAGCAGGTAGATCGGACTGGTCCACAGCACACTCCCATCCTCGAAATTGGCCCGCAGATAGAGGGCGTTGTCGGCATCGCGCCGCAGCGGTACCCGGCGCTCGAAGCGCAGGACCGATGGCGCAGCATCCGGCAGCAGGAAGGCCCGCATGCGCCGGCCCAGCCCGCCTGCCTCCCACACCGCCTCGCCCGCCAGCAATTGGCGCAACGGCACCTCGGCAGTGACGAGGTTGGTGCGGATATGCAGCGTGCCATCCAGCCCAAGGAGCGGCGCCTCCATCGCCTGGAAGCCACCGGTGGTCACGCCCTGGAAGCGCAGCGTCGTCGCATCCGCCGCGAATTTGTGATCCAGGTTGAACTTGTTGATTGGCCGCACGGCGCCCCAGCTTGTTCCGCTCACGCTGATCTCGCCGGTCCAGACCGTCTCCCGCCCGCGGCCGCGATATTCGCTGCCTTCCCACACCACGCGCAGCCGCTGGCCGAGGGGGGCGGCGGGGCGGATCACCTCCAGCAATTCCGTGCGGTTGAACAACTGGATACGCTCAATGGGCGAGCCCGCCATGAGCTCGGCCGCGAACAGCGCCGTGTCATCCGCCACACCGGCCAGGATATCGCCCATCATCGCCTGCGCCGTTTGCGCATCGGGCGCGCCGGCCAGCGAAGGGTCATCAATATGCAGCGCAGCTTGTGTGGCCAGCGTCACCCGCGCATCGGCATGCACCCGCGCGGCATTGGTGGTGGCGTAGTGGTGGCGTCGGCGCAGCGCCTCGAAAATGCCGGCGCGCGAAAGGTTTTCCGCCAGCAGGCAGGTCAGCCCGCCATAGCTGCCGAATTGCGAAGCGCCCGGATGCGAGGCGCCCTGTCGGCCCTTATGCCCATCCGAATTGGCGACGATGCCGACGCGCGCGCCCACATCGAAGGCATCATGCAGCAGCCAGTCGAAGGTGCCCCAATCCGAATGCACTTCGACCGCGCGTTCCAGCATCCGGTCATGCGCGAAATGCAGGTTCGCATAGCGCCCGCCCACATGCGGGATGCAAAGCACCGGCCGCCCCTCGGCCCGCAGTGCCGCGTGCAATTGGCGCGCATCCAGCGCGTCCGTCGCGTGGTCCGAAAGATCCTCGACCAGCGCATGGCAGGAGCGGCGGATGATTCGGCCGCCGTCGGGGAAGATCACGTTGCGATCCCCGCCCAAGGCCGTGTTGCCGGACCATTCATAGCCGGGGAGGAAGACGAAGCGGCCGGGCTTGTCGAAGGCCGCGAAAGCGCGGTCAAAATCCGCCCAGCCTTCGGGCGTGATCTGAAAGTCATTGCCCTGGTGGCAAATGGCATCCACGCCCGCGAGGTCCCGCGAATAGGTGGCCAGCGCGTCAATCGTGCCAGTCCCCACCGTCTCGCCCGATTGGCCGTGCAGATCGGCCCAGTAGGGGGTGAGTGGCCCGGCCTCGATCCGCAGCGGGTTGGAGGGGGTGCCGTTCCAATGGATCACCAGCGCCTCGGCGGCTTCGGCGCTGAGCCCCTCGATGCGATGGGCGCGGGCGCCGGCGGGCCAGTCGAAGCTCTCAGGCAGGCCAGCGATCGGCGCGCTAGCGCGTAGCACGTGGCGCCCGGCCGGCAGCGGTGCCGGATTGCCCCAGCGGTCATCCGCGCGCAGCAGCAGGGCGAAGCCCTCGCCCGGGGCGCGGCGCGTGGGCAGGATGGCCAGCGGGCGCACGGCCGGCCCAGGAATCACCGGCACGCCAGGCTGCACCGGCAGCAGCGCCCAGTTGCAGGTGGCAAAGACATCGGCCAGCACCAGGAAATGGAACTTCGCCTCGCAATAGGTCTGCATGCGCAGCCCGGGCGAGCCGCCACGCTGATCGCCCAGCCGGACCGTGATGGTATCCCCCGGGCTGAGGAAGCCGCGCGCGACCGTCACGGTCAGCGTGCGGGACCAGGGCCGCATGGCGAGCTTGGGGTTGAATTCCAGCGTCAGCTTCGCGCCATTCGACGCCTCGGCCGAGACGTAGTTCGCGGCCTTGGGGTCGGTGAATTGCGGGCGGCCCACATCGCTCACCTGGCGCGTGCAGATGCGCAAGGACCCCGTATCGTCCATGCCGAAGCGGCCGGCGGTGAAGACCAGGGTGAAGCTGGCATGGGACCCTGCCTCGACCGGCCCATCCGGCGAAAGGCTCACCTGGCCGATCTCGGCCGCGCGGTAATCGGTGAAATGGGCGCTATGGCCCGGATGGGCATTGGGAAGGTCGAGGTGCAAGGGACGATTCATTGCGGCAGCGTGCCCCCCAGGCCGAGGCCCGGCAAGCGGGATGACGCGCCGCCCCACTCGGGCTATTCCTGCAACAACCACAGATTGCCGAGGCCGCCATGCCGCTTGATGCCCCCAAAAGCCCCTCCGCTGGGCGCCCCCCCGGCTTTGCCTTCAGCACGACCTTCCCGCTGGCCGAGGATACGACGCCCTATCGCAAGCTCGATATCGCGGGCGTTTCCACGATCCAGGTCGAAGGCAAGACGGTCCTGAAGGTGGCGCCCGCGGCGCTGGAAGAGCTGGCCCGCATCGCCTGCCATGATGTTTCCCATCTGCTGCGCCCCGCGCATCTCCAGCAACTGGCCAATATCCTGCAGGACCCCGAGGCGAGCGCGAATGATCGCTTCGTGGCGCTGGACCTGCTGAAGAACGCGAATATTTCGGCGGGCGGCGTGCTGCCCATGTGCCAGGACACCGGCACCGCCATCGTCTTCGGCAAGAAGGGCCAGCGCGTCTGGGTCGAGGGCGATGAGGAGGAGGCGCTGAGCTACGGTGTCGCGCGCACCTATCTGGAGACCAATCTGCGCTACTCGATGATGGCGCCCGTTTCCATGTTCGAGGAGGTGAACACCGGCAACAACATGCCGGTGGAATTCTCCATCATGGCGGCCCCCGGCGATCACCACGCCGATGAGTTCCACCTGATGTTCATCCTCAAGGGCGGCGGCTCGGCCAACAAGACCTTCCTCTACCAGCAGACGCGGGCGGTGCTGAACAAGCCCAAGCTGCTGGCCTTCATCGAGGAGAAGGTGAAGACGCTGGGTACCTCCGCCTGCCCGCCCTATCACCTGTCGGTGGTGATTGGCGGCACGAGTGCGGAGATGAACCTCAAGACCGTCAAGCTCGGCAGCACGAAATGGCTGGATGGGCTGCCCGGCACGGGCGACAAGTCGGGCCACGCGATCCGCGACCGTGAGCTTGAGGCCGAGATCCACAAGCTGACGCAGAATCTGGGCATCGGCGCGCAATTCGGCGGCAAGTATTTCTGCCATGATGTGCGCGTGATCCGCATGGCGCGGCACGGCGCCTCGCTGCCCATCGGCATTGGCGTGTCTTGCAGCGCGGACCGGCAGATCCGCGCCAAGATCACGCCGGAAGGCGTTTTCCTGGAGCAGCTGGAGGCCGACCCCGCGCATTACCTGCCCGAGCACACGGAAGACATTCTCGGCGGCGAGGTCGTGAAGATCGACCTCAACCAGCCAATGGACGCGATCCGCGCGACGCTGACCAAATACCCGGTGAAGACGCGCGTTTCACTGACCGGCACCATCGTCGTCGGCCGTGATATCGCGCATGCGAAATTGCAGGAGCGGCTGGATGCGGGCCTGGGCCTGCCGCAGTATCTGAAGGACCACCCCATCTATTACGCCGGTCCCGCCAAGACGCCGGACGGCATGGCCACCGGCAGCTTCGGCCCCACCACGGCCGGGCGCATGGACAGCTATGTGGAGGCCTTCCAGAAGGCCGGTGGTTCGCTTGTCATGCTGGCCAAGGGCAACCGCTCCAAGGCCGTTCTGAACGCCTGCAGGACCTATGGCGGCTTCTATCTCGGCTCGGTCGGCGGCCCGGCGGCGCGGCTGGCGCAGGACTGCATCAAGCATGTCGAGGTTCTGGAATATCCGGAACTCGGCATGGAAGCGGTGTGGAAAATCCAGGTGGAGGATTTCCCGGCCTTCATCGTCGTGGATGACAAGGGGAATGATTTCTACGAAGGCCTGGAATAGTGCTCGCGCTGCGCCCTAATTGCGAATGCTGCGACCGGGACCTGCCGCCCGAAAGCCCCCTCGCGCTCATCTGCACCTATGAATGCACCTGGTGCCGCGATTGCGCCGAAACCAAGCTCGGCATGACCTGCCCGAACTGCCAGGGCAACCTTGTGCCGCGCCCCATCCGCCCCGCCGCGATGCTGGCGAAACACCCGGCTTCGACCGAGCGCAAATTCCGCCCGGAGCGCTGCGCGTGACGGGCCTGCGCGCAGTGGCATCCGGCCCCCGGTGGACCAGGCGGTTTGCGTGGCACGCCCTCCCCGGCATCGGTCGCCCGCACTGCGCTCTCCTGCGGGACAGCGCGGCCGATCCGCGCATCGCCAAGACCATCCGCTTCCATTCCCCCGGCGCATTTTCGCCCTCGGGGCAACGCATCCGCACAGGACACTGAGCCATGGCCCGCACCCGCATCTCGTCCGGTTCCCGCTTCGAGGAGGAAATCGGCTATTCCCGTGCCGTCGTGGATGGGGATGACATCTTCGTCTCCGGCACCACCGGCTATGACTACACCACCATGACCATCGTGGATGATGTGGTGGCGCAGGCCGACCAGACCTTCCGCAACATCGCCGAGGCGCTGGCGAAGGCCGATGCCACGCTGGATGATGTGGTGCGCGTGCTGTTCATCGTGCCGCGGCGTGGCGATTGGGAGCCCTGCTACCCCGTCATCAAGAAATACCTGGGCAAGGCGCGCCCCGCCTCCACGCTGATCCATGCGCTGCTGCAAAATGACGCGATGCGCATCGAGATCGAAGTCACTGCCCGCCGCCAGAAGAAGGCCTGACGCCATGCGGTTTTCCGTCGATCGCCTGGATCACTTCGTCATCACCGTGAAGGATGTCGAGATCAGCGCCGCCTGGTACCAGCGCGTCCTGGGCATGGAGCGGGCGGAATTCGGCCCGCATCGCCGCACCTCGCTGCGCTTCGGCGGGCAGAAGATCAATCTGCGGCCGGTGGAAGCCACGCAGGCCGAATGGTGGACCGGCCCGGCCGCCGCACCGGGCGGGCAGGATCTCTGCTTCATCGTCACCGTCAGCGCGCATCAGGTGGTGGAACATCTGCACCGCTGCGGCGTGATGATCGACATGGGGCCGGTGCCGAAGGATGGCGCGCTCGGCCCCATCAACTCGGTCTATTGCCGTGACCCGGACGGCAACCTGATCGAGATTTCGACGTATAGTGACTGACCGAGAGTAACCAGGGGGGCACGCCGCCCCCGCCCACCTGCCGCAAGCAGGGATGCAGGGACGTGCTCCCTGCCGGGGAGTTTGAGGGGGCAAGCCCCCCTCAAGGAGCAAGCCGATGCGCACCGAAACCGATAGCCTGGGCAGCATTGAAATCCCGGAGGATCGCCTCTGGGGCCCACAAACCGAGCGCGCCCGCGCCCTGTTTGCCATCGGCACGGAGCGTTTTCCGCCGATCCTCATCCGCAGCATGGGCCAGCAGAAATGGGCCGCGGCCGAGGCCAATGCGCGGCTGGGGGAACTCCCGGTCCATCTCGCCGACCCGATCCGCCAGGCGGCAAATGAAATCATCCAGGGCAGCCGGGACGAGGATTTTCCGCTGACCATCTGGCAGACGGGCTCCGGCACGCAGACCAACATGAACGCCAATGAGGTGATCGCCAATCGCGCCAACCAGCTGCTCGGGCATCCGCTCGGCGCGCGGGAGCCGGTGCATCCCAATGACCACGTGAATCGCGGCCAATCCTCGAATGACAGCTTCCCTACGGTGATGCATCTAGCCGCCGCCCAGGCCGTGCAGTTCCGGCTGAAGCCGGCGCTGGAAACGCTTGCCGCCAGCCTGAACGCCCGGGCGGAGGAATGGGCCGGCATCATCAAGATCGGCCGGACGCATCTGATGGATGCGGTGCCGGTCACGCTGGGTGGCGAATTCGCCACCTATGCGCGCCAGATGATGCATGGCGTGGCGCGGCTGGAGGGCTGCATGCCCCGCCTGTTGCAACTCCCCCAGGGCGGCACCGCGGCCGGAACCGGCCTGAACCGCCATCCCGATTTCGATGTCATCTTCTGCGAGGTGATCGCCACGCGCATTGGCCTCGCCTTCACCCCCAACCCCGACAAATCCGAGGGCATGGCGGCGCATGACGCTTTGCTGGAACTGCACGGCGCGCTGAACACCATCGCCGCCTCGCTCATGAA from Sediminicoccus sp. KRV36 encodes the following:
- a CDS encoding DUF3604 domain-containing protein; translated protein: MHLDLPNAHPGHSAHFTDYRAAEIGQVSLSPDGPVEAGSHASFTLVFTAGRFGMDDTGSLRICTRQVSDVGRPQFTDPKAANYVSAEASNGAKLTLEFNPKLAMRPWSRTLTVTVARGFLSPGDTITVRLGDQRGGSPGLRMQTYCEAKFHFLVLADVFATCNWALLPVQPGVPVIPGPAVRPLAILPTRRAPGEGFALLLRADDRWGNPAPLPAGRHVLRASAPIAGLPESFDWPAGARAHRIEGLSAEAAEALVIHWNGTPSNPLRIEAGPLTPYWADLHGQSGETVGTGTIDALATYSRDLAGVDAICHQGNDFQITPEGWADFDRAFAAFDKPGRFVFLPGYEWSGNTALGGDRNVIFPDGGRIIRRSCHALVEDLSDHATDALDARQLHAALRAEGRPVLCIPHVGGRYANLHFAHDRMLERAVEVHSDWGTFDWLLHDAFDVGARVGIVANSDGHKGRQGASHPGASQFGSYGGLTCLLAENLSRAGIFEALRRRHHYATTNAARVHADARVTLATQAALHIDDPSLAGAPDAQTAQAMMGDILAGVADDTALFAAELMAGSPIERIQLFNRTELLEVIRPAAPLGQRLRVVWEGSEYRGRGRETVWTGEISVSGTSWGAVRPINKFNLDHKFAADATTLRFQGVTTGGFQAMEAPLLGLDGTLHIRTNLVTAEVPLRQLLAGEAVWEAGGLGRRMRAFLLPDAAPSVLRFERRVPLRRDADNALYLRANFEDGSVLWTSPIYLLR
- a CDS encoding fumarate hydratase; this encodes MPLDAPKSPSAGRPPGFAFSTTFPLAEDTTPYRKLDIAGVSTIQVEGKTVLKVAPAALEELARIACHDVSHLLRPAHLQQLANILQDPEASANDRFVALDLLKNANISAGGVLPMCQDTGTAIVFGKKGQRVWVEGDEEEALSYGVARTYLETNLRYSMMAPVSMFEEVNTGNNMPVEFSIMAAPGDHHADEFHLMFILKGGGSANKTFLYQQTRAVLNKPKLLAFIEEKVKTLGTSACPPYHLSVVIGGTSAEMNLKTVKLGSTKWLDGLPGTGDKSGHAIRDRELEAEIHKLTQNLGIGAQFGGKYFCHDVRVIRMARHGASLPIGIGVSCSADRQIRAKITPEGVFLEQLEADPAHYLPEHTEDILGGEVVKIDLNQPMDAIRATLTKYPVKTRVSLTGTIVVGRDIAHAKLQERLDAGLGLPQYLKDHPIYYAGPAKTPDGMATGSFGPTTAGRMDSYVEAFQKAGGSLVMLAKGNRSKAVLNACRTYGGFYLGSVGGPAARLAQDCIKHVEVLEYPELGMEAVWKIQVEDFPAFIVVDDKGNDFYEGLE
- a CDS encoding DUF1272 domain-containing protein, which translates into the protein MLALRPNCECCDRDLPPESPLALICTYECTWCRDCAETKLGMTCPNCQGNLVPRPIRPAAMLAKHPASTERKFRPERCA
- a CDS encoding RidA family protein codes for the protein MARTRISSGSRFEEEIGYSRAVVDGDDIFVSGTTGYDYTTMTIVDDVVAQADQTFRNIAEALAKADATLDDVVRVLFIVPRRGDWEPCYPVIKKYLGKARPASTLIHALLQNDAMRIEIEVTARRQKKA
- a CDS encoding VOC family protein — its product is MRFSVDRLDHFVITVKDVEISAAWYQRVLGMERAEFGPHRRTSLRFGGQKINLRPVEATQAEWWTGPAAAPGGQDLCFIVTVSAHQVVEHLHRCGVMIDMGPVPKDGALGPINSVYCRDPDGNLIEISTYSD
- a CDS encoding class II fumarate hydratase, whose protein sequence is MRTETDSLGSIEIPEDRLWGPQTERARALFAIGTERFPPILIRSMGQQKWAAAEANARLGELPVHLADPIRQAANEIIQGSRDEDFPLTIWQTGSGTQTNMNANEVIANRANQLLGHPLGAREPVHPNDHVNRGQSSNDSFPTVMHLAAAQAVQFRLKPALETLAASLNARAEEWAGIIKIGRTHLMDAVPVTLGGEFATYARQMMHGVARLEGCMPRLLQLPQGGTAAGTGLNRHPDFDVIFCEVIATRIGLAFTPNPDKSEGMAAHDALLELHGALNTIAASLMKIANDVRLMGSGPRAGIAELILPEDGLSSSIMPGKTNPTQSEALAMVCAQVMGNQVTVSIGASSGHLELNTFKPVIIHAVLQSALLLADAAESFARNMVEKLAPNLPRIAENLAKSLMLATALNPHIGYDRAVAVAKLALHEDLTLREAALRLNAVTEEEFDAWVRPDAMLHPQA